From Streptomyces griseorubiginosus, one genomic window encodes:
- a CDS encoding beta-ketoacyl-ACP synthase III, with protein sequence MNGSRIAAVGHYQPAKVLTNEDLAALVDTSDEWIRSRVGIRTRHIAGPDEPVDELAAHAAAKALAAAGLAPADIDLVLVATSTAVDRSPNMAARVASRLGIPSPAAMDVNVVCAGFTHALATADHTVRAGAATRALVIGADKMSAVTDWSDRTTCVLVGDGAGAAVVEGAEVPGISPVLWGSVPEMGHAVRIEGEPARFAQEGQSVYRWATTKLPALARQACERAGLTPADLAAVVLHQANLRIIEPLSEKIGAVNAVVARDVTESGNTSAASIPMAFSKLVEQGEISTGDPVLLFGFGGNLSYAGQVVRCP encoded by the coding sequence ATGAACGGCTCGCGGATCGCCGCAGTCGGCCACTACCAGCCCGCGAAGGTCCTCACCAACGAGGATCTGGCGGCTCTGGTCGACACCAGCGACGAGTGGATCAGGTCCCGGGTGGGCATCCGTACCCGCCACATCGCCGGTCCCGACGAGCCGGTCGACGAGCTCGCCGCGCATGCCGCCGCGAAGGCGCTGGCGGCGGCCGGGCTGGCGCCCGCCGACATCGACCTGGTCCTGGTCGCCACCTCGACGGCCGTGGACCGCTCCCCGAACATGGCCGCGCGGGTCGCGTCCCGGCTCGGCATCCCCTCGCCCGCGGCAATGGACGTCAACGTGGTGTGCGCCGGTTTCACCCATGCGCTGGCCACCGCCGACCACACGGTCCGGGCCGGTGCGGCGACCCGGGCGCTGGTCATCGGCGCCGACAAGATGTCCGCGGTGACCGACTGGAGCGACCGCACCACCTGTGTGCTCGTCGGCGACGGGGCGGGCGCGGCGGTCGTCGAGGGGGCCGAGGTCCCCGGTATCTCGCCGGTGCTGTGGGGGTCGGTGCCGGAGATGGGGCACGCCGTACGGATCGAGGGCGAGCCGGCACGGTTCGCGCAGGAGGGGCAGAGCGTCTACCGCTGGGCGACCACCAAGCTCCCTGCGCTGGCCCGGCAGGCCTGCGAGCGGGCGGGGCTCACCCCCGCCGACCTGGCCGCGGTGGTCCTGCACCAGGCCAACCTGCGCATCATCGAACCCCTCTCGGAGAAGATCGGCGCCGTCAACGCGGTGGTCGCCCGCGATGTGACCGAGTCCGGCAACACCTCGGCGGCGAGCATCCCGATGGCCTTCTCCAAGCTGGTCGAGCAGGGCGAGATCTCCACCGGGGACCCGGTCCTGCTCTTCGGCTTCGGCGGCAACCTGTCGTACGCGGGTCAGGTCGTCCGCTGCCCCTGA
- a CDS encoding MFS transporter small subunit, with the protein MSQPDSSQSPPDRRPLIALAWVWVGAPLAYGLYELVQKATQLFTG; encoded by the coding sequence ATGTCACAGCCCGACAGCAGTCAGAGTCCGCCTGACCGGCGCCCGCTGATCGCCCTCGCCTGGGTGTGGGTGGGCGCGCCGCTCGCCTACGGGCTCTACGAGCTCGTCCAGAAGGCGACCCAGCTGTTCACCGGGTAA
- a CDS encoding OFA family MFS transporter produces the protein MSPPVAPPGWSRWLVPPAALSVHLSIGQAYAWSVFKPPLESALGLSGTQSALPFQLGIVMLGLSAAFGGTLVERNGPRWAMTVALICFSSGFLLSALGAATEQYWLIVLGYGFVGGIGLGIGYISPVSTLIKWFPDRPGMATGIAIMGFGGGALIASPWSAQMLESFGSDSSGIALAFLVHGLSYAVFMLLGVLLVRVPRSEKPVESAPSAFEGPQVSARNAVRTPQFWCLWVVLCMNVTAGIGILEKAAPMITDFFKDTSTPVSVSAAAGFVALLSAANMAGRIGWSSTSDLIGRKNIYRVYLGVGAVMYGLIALFGDSSKPLFVLCALVILSFYGGGFATVPAYLKDLFGTYQVGAIHGRLLTAWSTAGVLGPLIVNWIADRQEDAGKSGSALYGLSFMIMIGLLVVGFVANELVRPVNARHHIPAPREAADVTARQQSESA, from the coding sequence ATGAGTCCCCCTGTCGCGCCCCCGGGCTGGAGCCGCTGGCTCGTCCCCCCGGCCGCTCTCTCGGTCCATCTCTCCATCGGCCAGGCCTACGCCTGGTCCGTGTTCAAGCCGCCGCTCGAGTCCGCGCTCGGCCTCAGCGGCACCCAGAGCGCACTGCCCTTCCAGCTCGGCATCGTGATGCTCGGCCTGTCCGCCGCGTTCGGCGGCACCCTCGTCGAGCGCAACGGGCCCCGCTGGGCGATGACCGTGGCGCTGATCTGCTTCTCCTCCGGCTTCCTGCTGTCCGCGCTGGGCGCGGCCACCGAGCAGTACTGGCTGATCGTCCTCGGCTACGGCTTCGTCGGCGGCATAGGCCTCGGCATCGGCTACATCTCCCCGGTCTCCACCCTGATCAAGTGGTTCCCCGACCGCCCCGGCATGGCCACCGGCATCGCCATCATGGGCTTCGGCGGCGGCGCGCTCATCGCCTCGCCCTGGTCGGCACAGATGCTGGAGTCCTTCGGCTCCGACAGCTCCGGGATCGCCCTCGCGTTCCTCGTGCACGGGCTGTCGTACGCCGTCTTCATGCTCCTCGGCGTCCTGCTGGTGCGCGTGCCGCGCAGCGAGAAGCCGGTCGAGAGCGCGCCCAGCGCCTTCGAGGGACCGCAGGTCTCGGCGCGCAACGCCGTGCGCACGCCCCAGTTCTGGTGTCTGTGGGTCGTGCTCTGCATGAACGTCACCGCGGGCATCGGCATCCTGGAGAAGGCCGCCCCGATGATCACGGACTTCTTCAAGGACACCTCGACCCCGGTCTCGGTGTCGGCCGCGGCCGGCTTCGTCGCGCTGCTCTCGGCGGCCAACATGGCGGGCCGGATCGGCTGGTCCTCCACCTCCGACCTGATCGGACGCAAGAACATCTACCGCGTCTACCTGGGCGTCGGCGCGGTGATGTACGGGCTCATCGCACTGTTCGGCGACTCCTCGAAGCCGCTGTTCGTGCTGTGCGCGCTGGTGATCCTGTCCTTCTACGGCGGCGGCTTCGCGACCGTACCGGCGTACCTGAAGGACCTCTTCGGCACCTACCAGGTCGGCGCCATCCACGGCCGGCTGCTCACCGCCTGGTCGACGGCCGGTGTCCTCGGGCCGCTGATCGTGAACTGGATCGCCGACCGGCAGGAGGACGCGGGCAAGAGCGGGTCCGCCCTCTATGGCCTCTCCTTCATGATCATGATCGGGTTGCTCGTCGTGGGTTTCGTCGCCAACGAACTGGTCCGTCCCGTCAACGCCCGCCACCACATCCCCGCACCGAGGGAGGCCGCCGATGTCACAGCCCGACAGCAGTCAGAGTCCGCCTGA
- the fdhD gene encoding formate dehydrogenase accessory sulfurtransferase FdhD: MGRVTERRKVIRIRDGAVSSRPDTLVAEEPLEIRLNGKPLAITMRTPGDDFALAAGFLVSEGVLAEQGDLQNIVYCAGATVDGSNTYNVVDVKTAPGVVISDITLERNVYTTSSCGLCGKASLDAVRTTARWPIADTPAVRVDPDLLATLPDRLRAAQRVFDRTGGLHAAALFTEDGELVDVREDVGRHNAVDKLVGRALQNGDLPLSRTILLVSGRASFELAQKAVMAGIPVLAAVSAPSSLAVDLAAETGLTLVGFLRGSSMNVYAGEHRLALRATAATN, from the coding sequence ATGGGACGAGTCACGGAACGACGCAAGGTGATCCGCATCCGCGACGGGGCGGTCTCGTCCCGGCCGGACACCCTGGTCGCCGAGGAACCGCTGGAGATCCGGCTGAACGGCAAGCCGCTCGCGATCACCATGCGCACCCCCGGCGACGACTTCGCGCTCGCCGCCGGTTTCCTGGTGAGCGAGGGGGTGCTCGCCGAGCAGGGCGACCTCCAGAACATCGTCTACTGCGCGGGCGCCACCGTCGACGGCTCGAACACGTACAACGTCGTGGACGTGAAGACCGCGCCGGGCGTGGTGATCTCCGACATCACGCTGGAGCGGAACGTCTACACGACCTCCTCCTGCGGTCTGTGCGGCAAGGCGAGCCTCGACGCGGTCCGTACGACGGCCCGCTGGCCGATAGCGGACACCCCCGCGGTCCGCGTGGACCCGGACCTGCTGGCGACCCTGCCCGACCGGTTGCGCGCGGCCCAGCGGGTGTTCGACCGGACCGGGGGGCTACATGCCGCCGCCCTGTTCACCGAGGACGGCGAACTGGTCGACGTACGGGAGGACGTGGGCCGGCACAACGCGGTCGACAAGCTGGTCGGCCGTGCCCTGCAGAACGGCGACCTGCCGCTGTCCCGCACGATTCTGCTGGTCTCCGGCCGGGCGTCCTTCGAGCTCGCGCAGAAGGCCGTGATGGCCGGCATCCCGGTGCTCGCCGCGGTCTCCGCGCCGTCCTCGCTGGCCGTCGACCTGGCGGCGGAGACGGGACTGACGCTGGTGGGCTTCCTGCGGGGCAGCTCCATGAACGTGTACGCGGGCGAACACCGGCTCGCCCTGCGGGCCACGGCCGCCACGAACTGA
- a CDS encoding isochorismatase family protein — protein MTAPLALDPARTALVLVDLMDRIVALPLEPRKGTEVLSAAEELAAAFRAVGAPVVLVRVQRPGVADQPPGSGLVAGLAQDGDIEIVKRTIGAFQGTDLDARLREHGVTTLVFGGIATNLGVESTARAAGDLGYDLVFVEDAMAAFTAAEHEASARLDFPRLGTVVTVDQVRFTTD, from the coding sequence ATGACCGCACCTCTCGCGCTCGACCCCGCCCGTACCGCCCTCGTGCTCGTCGACCTGATGGACCGCATCGTCGCGCTGCCCCTGGAACCCCGCAAGGGCACCGAAGTCCTGTCCGCCGCCGAGGAGTTGGCGGCCGCCTTCCGGGCGGTCGGCGCACCCGTCGTGCTGGTGCGCGTGCAACGGCCCGGCGTCGCCGACCAACCGCCCGGCAGCGGACTCGTGGCCGGCCTCGCGCAGGACGGCGACATCGAGATCGTGAAGCGGACCATCGGCGCGTTCCAGGGCACGGACCTGGACGCGCGGTTGCGTGAACACGGCGTCACCACGCTGGTGTTCGGCGGGATCGCCACCAACCTCGGTGTCGAGTCGACGGCGCGTGCCGCGGGGGACCTCGGCTACGACCTGGTCTTCGTCGAGGACGCCATGGCCGCATTCACCGCGGCCGAGCACGAGGCGTCGGCGCGGCTCGACTTTCCGCGCCTGGGCACGGTGGTGACGGTGGATCAGGTGCGCTTCACGACGGACTGA
- a CDS encoding DUF4185 domain-containing protein, producing the protein MPEDRRVRRRSGTGAALLLALVLAAVVVTVLPGRDDGDEGGCTPRTIGSWSADDRLTAEFARYGDDAGRGDDWTGGDGTHSVRLPDGRLLWLFSDTYLGAVYGPPNPLGEPYSWRDTTAPLVRNSAVLMRDGRLESTLPAPLFPDPAPNQWRWPVAARVEPRSPGSDEQVVRVLLWVRTTGQYPWIYGVPTATEVATLSLPDLRVESITKVLDEQRVKDPSRRVLFGTTLVEQGEWTYVFGGDDGQAASRDASSAYVARVPVGGLAEPGAWEYWDSSAWTTGARPRPVLGDGRRTGVGSAFSVVRQDGTYVLFTMAAGTKGLAAVTSYWACSPAGPWHGPEGDFTPSLPAGQVAAYNPQAHPAVSRGGDGRLVLSYDVNWLETAGASAQLNRNVSLYRPRFVTLRLVPRR; encoded by the coding sequence GTGCCCGAGGACCGACGAGTGCGCCGGCGGAGCGGGACCGGTGCCGCCCTGCTGCTGGCGCTGGTGCTGGCGGCCGTCGTGGTGACCGTGCTGCCCGGCCGCGACGACGGTGACGAGGGCGGCTGCACCCCGCGCACCATCGGCTCCTGGTCGGCCGACGACCGGCTCACCGCCGAGTTCGCCCGCTACGGCGACGACGCCGGCCGGGGCGACGACTGGACCGGCGGGGACGGGACGCACTCGGTGCGGTTGCCGGACGGCCGCTTGCTGTGGCTGTTCTCCGACACCTACCTCGGCGCGGTGTACGGCCCGCCCAACCCGCTCGGGGAGCCGTACAGCTGGCGCGACACCACCGCCCCGCTGGTGCGCAACTCGGCGGTGCTGATGCGCGACGGCCGCCTGGAGTCCACCCTCCCCGCCCCGCTGTTCCCGGACCCGGCCCCGAACCAGTGGCGCTGGCCGGTCGCGGCCCGCGTCGAGCCCCGCTCCCCCGGCTCCGACGAGCAGGTCGTCCGGGTGCTGCTGTGGGTGCGTACGACGGGCCAGTACCCCTGGATCTACGGCGTCCCGACCGCCACCGAGGTCGCCACGCTGTCCCTGCCCGACCTTCGGGTCGAGTCGATCACGAAGGTCCTGGACGAGCAGCGGGTGAAGGACCCGTCCCGGCGGGTGCTGTTCGGGACCACGCTGGTCGAACAGGGCGAGTGGACGTACGTCTTCGGGGGCGACGACGGCCAGGCCGCGTCCCGTGACGCCTCCTCCGCCTATGTGGCCCGGGTGCCGGTGGGCGGCCTCGCGGAGCCGGGTGCCTGGGAGTACTGGGACAGCTCAGCCTGGACGACGGGCGCCCGGCCCCGCCCGGTGCTCGGGGACGGGCGGCGCACCGGGGTCGGCAGCGCCTTCTCCGTCGTACGGCAGGACGGGACGTACGTGCTGTTCACCATGGCCGCGGGGACGAAGGGACTCGCGGCCGTGACCTCGTACTGGGCGTGTTCCCCCGCCGGTCCCTGGCACGGCCCGGAGGGGGACTTCACCCCGTCCCTGCCGGCGGGCCAGGTCGCCGCCTACAACCCGCAGGCGCATCCGGCGGTGTCCCGAGGCGGCGACGGACGGCTGGTGCTCAGTTACGACGTCAACTGGCTGGAGACGGCGGGGGCTTCGGCGCAGCTCAACCGGAACGTGTCGCTGTACCGACCGCGGTTCGTGACGCTGCGGCTGGTCCCGCGCCGCTGA